One part of the Magallana gigas chromosome 5, xbMagGiga1.1, whole genome shotgun sequence genome encodes these proteins:
- the LOC105346207 gene encoding dolichyl pyrophosphate Glc1Man9GlcNAc2 alpha-1,3-glucosyltransferase: MREVWQVSLAVSCIKLLLIPSYHSTDFEVHRNWLAITFSRPIEQWYYEKTSEWTLDYPPFFAWFEHFLAKVAYYFDRDMLNVENLNYASEATVLFQRLSVIVTDFILVLAVKKFCAYMKTSVWKKSKTSDESLFNNKSLIFSVLVLCNFGLLIVDHIHFQYNGFMFGILMWSMTCMLQDQFIWSALWFAVLLNFKHIYLYIAPAYFIYLLRNYCFKATGGSLQWSSFSPFRLITLGFVVIYVFALSFGPFIYLKQVPQVLSRLFPFKRGLCHAYWAPNFWALYNFVDKTLTILGSRLHLTTGTPSAVMTGGLVQEFHHVVLPSVPPVVTLLATVTSILPAMYYLWSKFKGPEGFVRAVVLCAFGSYLFGWHVHEKAILIIILPLCLLVFNKREDASIFLILSTTGHYSLFPLLFTSAETTTKILLMLAYSVFAFSSLGYIYKSNWSWRSLPLLNSLESLYIVGLIPLEVWNSAIFPFLDFSEQFPFLPLMLTSVYCSFGIVYSWIKFYKITLFDRKLKSQ, encoded by the exons ATGAGAGAAGTGTGGCAAGTTTCCCTTGCAGTTAGTTGCATCAAGCTTCTCCTGATTCCTTCTTA TCATTCCACAGATTTTGAAGTTCACAGAAATTGGTTGGCAATAACCTTCAGCAGACCAATTGAACAGTGGTATTATGAG AAAACCTCAGAATGGACATTGGATTATCCTCCTTTCTTTGCATGGTTTGAACATTTCCTTGCCAAGGTGGCGTATTACTTTGATAGAGACATGCTAAATGTGGAGAATCTGAACTATGCTAGTGAGGCAACTGTACTTTTCCAGCGACTTTCTGTTATTGTAACAGATTTTATACTGGTGCTAGCTgtcaaaaa GTTTTGTGCTTACATGAAGACTTCTGTatggaaaaaatcaaaaacttctGATGAAAGTTTATTCAACAATAAATCCTTGATATTTTCTGTCCTTGTTTTGTGCAACTTTGGGCTCCTGATAGTGGAT CATATTCATTTCCAGTATAATGGGTTCATGTTTGGAATTCTTATGTGGTCGATGACATGTATGTTACAG GATCAGTTCATTTGGTCGGCTTTATGGTTTGCTGTTCTGCTCAACTTCAAACACATTTATCTCTACATTGCTCCAGCATACTTCATATACCTTCTGAGAAACTACTGCTTTAAAGCAACAG GGGGAAGTCTCCAGTGGTCATCGTTTTCCCCATTTCGTCTCATAACTCTTggttttgttgttatttatgtGTTTGCCTTGTCTTTTGGACCATTCATATATTTG aaaCAAGTGCCACAAGTTTTGTCTCGGTTGTTTCCCTTTAAGAGAGGACTGTGTCATGCCTATTGGGCTCCAAACTTTTGGGCTTTATATAACTTTGTTGACAAAACTTTAACAATATTGG GGTCAAGGCTACATCTGACAACAGGCACCCCCTCAGCTGTGATGACTGGGGGGTTAGTACAAGAATTCCACCATGTGGTGTTGCCATCAGTCCCTCCTGTGGTTACATTGCTGGCTACAGTTACTTCTATTCTG CCTGCCATGTATTACCTGTGGAGTAAGTTTAAGGGTCCGGAGGGCTTTGTCAGGGCAGTGGTACTGTGTGCTTTTGGATCTTACTTGTTTGGTTGGCATGTTCATGAAAAGGCCATTCTTATCATCATTTTACCATTATG CCTGCTAGTGTTCAACAAGAGAGAAGATGCCTCGATTTTTCTGATCCTTTCCACTACGGGACATTATTCCCTCTTTCCATTACTTTTTACATCAGCTG AAACAACAACAAAGATTCTATTGATGCTAGCATATTCTGTGTTTGCCTTTTCTAGTCTAGGATACATATACAA ATCAAATTGGAGCTGGCGGTCCCTTCCTCTTCTTAATTCACTTGAATCCTTGTATATAGTTGGACTTATACCATTAGAAGTGTGGAACAGTGcaatatttccatttttagacttttcagaACAGTTTCCATTCCTACCTTTAATGCTAACCTCAGTTTATTGTTCATTTGGTATTGTATATTCCtggatcaaattttataaaataactttgtttgatagaaaattgaaatctcaataa
- the LOC105346206 gene encoding complement component 1 Q subcomponent-binding protein, mitochondrial, translated as MSFQTSFAKKVSARQSEININLREFGSSSLLHCTKASDKEMAKSLQREIEDEMESLSKEKSYFDGWEMTKSGADVKITKAFPSETISVMFNVNNSLADNYDDIEKDDYDGPPMSSRPPFIVEIAKPSGMKMAIECECFSNKEPMDQIDDEMQDDEINAGYEISSVQVYRDERLPTNYVCQALDRPLHDILMDILMERGIDNEFVDELVDFCTNYEQQLYIDFLVKMKSHLTKK; from the coding sequence ATGTCATTCCAAACATCGTTTGCAAAGAAAGTCTCTGCGCGCCAAAGTGAAATCAACATCAATCTGAGGGAATTCGGATCCAGCAGTCTATTGCACTGCACAAAGGCATCTGACAAGGAAATGGCAAAAAGTCTAcagagagaaatcgaagatgAAATGGAAAGTTTGTCGAAAGAAAAGTCCTATTTCGACGGATGGGAAATGACTAAGTCTGGAGCAGACGTGAAAATAACCAAAGCTTTTCCATCAGAGACCATATCTGTAATGTTTAATGTTAACAACTCGCTGGCAGACAATTACGATGATATTGAAAAGGATGATTATGATGGGCCACCGATGTCCTCGAGGCCACCATTCATAGTAGAAATTGCGAAGCCGAGTGGAATGAAAATGGCTATCGAGTGTGAATGTTTTTCAAATAAGGAACCTATGGATCAAATTGATGATGAAATGCAAGATGATGAAATTAATGCAGGATATGAAATCAGCAGTGTTCAGGTTTACAGAGATGAGCGATTGCCAACAAACTATGTGTGCCAAGCTTTGGATCGACCACTGCATGATATCCTTATGGACATCCTAATGGAGAGGGGGATAGACAATGAATTTGTTGATGAACTTGTTGATTTTTGCACAAACTATGAACAACAGCTTTATATAGATTTCTTGGTGAAAATGAAGTCTCATTTAACTAAGAAATAA